Proteins encoded by one window of Archaeoglobus veneficus SNP6:
- a CDS encoding 2,5-diamino-6-(ribosylamino)-4(3H)-pyrimidinone 5'-phosphate reductase, whose amino-acid sequence MNSIMRPHVFINVAASADGRISDESRRQIRISCEEDMQRVDRLRAESDAIVVGIGTVLSDDPRLTVKSQALREERVKNGRTPNPLRVVVDSRARTPLNARVLDGEAETLVAVSDLADEERVAALREKASVFVAGQEKVDLRALMEYLYSIGVRRVMVEGGARLNHSLIAEGLVDEIMVYYGGMIIGNGPCIADGPSFKPPVPLELVRVSRLGSGVLAVWKVLADKS is encoded by the coding sequence ATGAACTCAATCATGAGGCCTCACGTCTTCATCAATGTTGCAGCAAGTGCTGATGGCAGGATAAGTGACGAAAGCAGGAGGCAGATAAGAATATCCTGCGAGGAGGACATGCAGAGAGTTGATAGACTGAGAGCTGAGAGCGACGCCATTGTGGTTGGAATTGGGACTGTTCTATCTGACGACCCTCGCCTTACCGTAAAGAGCCAGGCTTTGAGGGAGGAGAGAGTTAAAAACGGCAGAACTCCGAACCCCCTGCGTGTTGTCGTAGACAGCAGGGCAAGGACACCTCTAAACGCGAGAGTTCTCGATGGAGAGGCAGAAACACTTGTGGCAGTTTCGGATCTTGCAGACGAAGAAAGGGTTGCGGCACTAAGAGAAAAAGCGAGCGTGTTTGTTGCTGGCCAGGAGAAAGTCGATTTGAGGGCACTCATGGAGTACCTATACAGCATAGGCGTCAGGAGAGTTATGGTAGAGGGGGGTGCGAGGCTCAACCACAGTTTAATCGCTGAAGGACTCGTTGATGAGATTATGGTCTATTACGGAGGTATGATTATCGGTAACGGTCCATGCATTGCCGACGGCCCGTCATTTAAACCACCCGTTCCCCTCGAGCTCGTGAGGGTAAGCAGGCTTGGTAGCGGAGTTCTCGCAGTGTGGAAAGTGCTTGCTGATAAATCGTAA
- a CDS encoding competence/damage-inducible protein A: MDFIIISVGNELLCGDTQNTNATYMAKRLTHSGHRVKRIIVVPDDVEEIAMEISRARDMADFVLVTGGLGVTHDDVTAEGVAKALGRKLVLNKDAVESMKGRVGNEGAIRKMATLPEGSEVIKNDVGAAPGFIVENVAVMPGVPREMENIFEKLISRFGVSDYHEEQVKVEGFEDRIADKLQIVVSEYPDVSVGSYPKPGYIVVKFSGKDRKRVISAKQRFMELAGLV; this comes from the coding sequence ATGGACTTCATAATCATCAGCGTGGGTAACGAGCTTCTCTGCGGGGACACTCAGAACACAAATGCAACATATATGGCAAAAAGACTAACACATAGCGGTCACAGAGTAAAACGGATCATAGTTGTGCCAGATGACGTTGAGGAAATAGCCATGGAGATTAGCAGAGCGAGAGACATGGCAGACTTTGTTCTCGTAACCGGCGGTCTGGGCGTGACGCACGATGACGTTACTGCTGAGGGTGTTGCAAAAGCCCTTGGAAGGAAACTCGTGTTAAACAAGGATGCAGTCGAAAGCATGAAGGGGAGAGTGGGAAACGAGGGGGCCATCAGAAAGATGGCAACGCTACCAGAGGGAAGCGAGGTTATTAAAAACGATGTTGGAGCAGCCCCAGGCTTCATAGTTGAGAACGTTGCCGTAATGCCCGGAGTGCCGAGAGAAATGGAAAACATATTTGAAAAACTCATATCTCGCTTCGGTGTTAGTGATTACCACGAAGAGCAAGTCAAAGTCGAAGGCTTCGAAGACAGGATAGCTGACAAGCTACAAATCGTTGTTTCGGAGTATCCCGACGTTAGCGTAGGTTCTTACCCCAAACCAGGATATATCGTCGTGAAGTTTTCTGGAAAGGATAGGAAGAGAGTTATTTCCGCAAAGCAAAGGTTTATGGAGCTTGCAGGACTCGTTTAG
- a CDS encoding AzlC family ABC transporter permease: protein MNPETKTSSTWASTSLKDAFPIIVGYFSISVAFGVLAQNYMGWYAVLMSALVFAGASQFIALQMLIHKSAMPLIVLTTFLVNLRHILMSSYIATLYGKIKASTLKKAIVSFGITDETFAIASRRLRELPDANYHLSLNFLCYASWVSGTAVGLLFGNMIPSAVVDVLPFALTALFITLLVLSVRTRVDVFVAAFAGVVSTLLSFLPVGWNVMLAAILACVLGGVLEKWTR from the coding sequence ATGAATCCGGAAACCAAAACCAGCTCTACGTGGGCCAGTACAAGCCTCAAAGATGCGTTTCCAATCATCGTCGGATACTTTTCGATATCAGTAGCCTTCGGCGTTCTCGCCCAGAACTACATGGGGTGGTATGCAGTTTTGATGTCTGCCCTCGTCTTCGCTGGAGCGAGTCAGTTTATCGCTCTGCAAATGCTGATTCATAAAAGTGCCATGCCACTCATCGTTCTTACGACGTTCCTTGTAAATCTCAGGCACATTCTGATGAGTAGCTACATAGCCACTCTTTACGGTAAAATAAAAGCCAGCACTCTTAAGAAGGCCATTGTATCTTTCGGAATTACTGACGAAACTTTTGCAATAGCGTCGAGAAGGCTGAGAGAGTTACCGGATGCAAATTACCATCTCAGCTTGAACTTCCTGTGCTATGCTTCATGGGTTAGCGGTACTGCTGTTGGTTTGCTCTTTGGAAATATGATTCCGTCTGCAGTTGTGGATGTACTGCCCTTCGCCCTGACGGCTCTCTTCATAACACTCCTCGTCCTGAGCGTGAGGACGCGCGTGGATGTGTTTGTGGCAGCGTTCGCTGGTGTTGTTTCAACGCTGCTTAGCTTTCTACCAGTGGGCTGGAACGTGATGCTTGCAGCAATTCTTGCATGCGTTTTAGGGGGTGTGCTTGAGAAATGGACGAGATAG
- a CDS encoding AzlD domain-containing protein: protein MDEIVLLIVGMTAVTYIPRLLPMLASGRFESLNFLKYLPVAIFAALVFPDLLIVDTHLALSGKTLAGLVAFLIALKTRNVIATMVAGVVVLYLSEFGGV, encoded by the coding sequence ATGGACGAGATAGTTCTCCTGATAGTTGGGATGACTGCTGTAACATATATCCCGAGATTGCTACCCATGCTCGCCTCTGGACGTTTTGAATCTCTCAACTTCCTGAAATACTTGCCGGTGGCGATATTTGCGGCCCTCGTATTTCCCGACTTGCTTATCGTCGATACTCACCTTGCTTTGAGTGGAAAGACTCTTGCCGGGCTCGTAGCATTTCTTATCGCACTGAAAACGAGGAACGTAATAGCGACGATGGTTGCTGGAGTGGTGGTACTTTATCTGAGCGAATTTGGAGGAGTTTGA
- a CDS encoding diphthine--ammonia ligase, producing the protein MRLAALVSGGKDSMLALHIAAKEHEIACLVGVIPENPESYMFHTPNLHLLDAIASCLNLPIFKVPTPGREEEEVEDLAKALQILRVDGIVIGGIESEYQRSRFAKVCEKIGIEMIAPLWHQDPRKIMEKVVKDFEVIFVRTAAMGMGEEWLGRKIDEQVLKELKELNRKYGIHLAGEGGEFETLVLDAPLYRKKIVIKSYDIIRDANSSTMIVKDYALEEKS; encoded by the coding sequence TTGAGGCTTGCAGCCCTCGTTTCTGGCGGAAAGGATTCAATGCTCGCTCTGCACATCGCTGCTAAAGAGCACGAAATAGCATGTCTTGTAGGAGTTATACCTGAAAACCCTGAATCTTATATGTTCCATACACCAAACCTGCACCTACTCGACGCCATAGCCTCCTGCCTCAACCTACCCATCTTTAAGGTTCCAACACCGGGCAGGGAGGAAGAGGAGGTCGAAGATCTCGCAAAGGCCCTTCAGATTCTCAGAGTTGATGGGATAGTCATAGGAGGGATTGAGTCAGAATACCAGCGGAGCAGGTTTGCGAAGGTGTGCGAGAAAATAGGCATAGAAATGATTGCCCCCCTCTGGCACCAAGATCCGAGGAAGATTATGGAGAAAGTTGTGAAGGATTTTGAGGTTATATTTGTTAGAACTGCAGCAATGGGGATGGGAGAGGAGTGGTTGGGAAGGAAAATAGATGAACAGGTGCTGAAAGAACTCAAAGAGCTTAACAGGAAGTATGGAATTCATCTCGCAGGCGAGGGTGGAGAATTCGAGACCCTCGTGCTTGATGCACCGCTGTACAGGAAGAAGATCGTCATAAAATCCTACGATATTATCAGGGATGCTAACAGCAGCACAATGATTGTGAAGGACTACGCTCTCGAAGAGAAAAGCTAA
- the ala gene encoding alanine dehydrogenase, translated as MDGLKTPESLKTLILTEEDVKAILTMADTMRAVEHAFEMHGRNEIQMPPKVYLTFEKGDLRAMPAFLGGYAGLKWVNSHPENPEKGLPTVMAVLILNDPETGFPLAIMDATHITNMRTGAAGGIAAKYLARKDSKVFGFVGCGRQAYTQLDALLEVFSVEKVLAYDISSSHAEKFVSHCTELGIDAKAVDIREACNCDVLTTTTPSRKPVVKDEWIKEGTHINAIGADAPGKQELESSLLKRAKVVVDDMEQATHGGEVNVPISEGVIKPEDIYATLGEVIVGVKPGRESDEEITIFDSTGLAIQDISTASVVYENAIKRNVGLATRLFDFLPGR; from the coding sequence ATGGACGGGTTAAAGACTCCGGAATCACTTAAAACGCTGATTCTTACCGAAGAGGATGTGAAGGCCATTCTGACGATGGCAGATACGATGAGGGCAGTAGAGCATGCGTTCGAAATGCACGGTAGAAACGAGATCCAGATGCCACCAAAGGTCTACCTGACCTTCGAGAAGGGTGATTTAAGGGCTATGCCTGCATTCCTCGGCGGTTACGCGGGTTTGAAGTGGGTCAACTCACATCCAGAAAATCCTGAAAAAGGATTGCCCACCGTAATGGCAGTCCTCATACTAAACGACCCCGAAACAGGTTTCCCTCTCGCAATAATGGACGCAACGCACATAACCAACATGAGAACGGGAGCTGCTGGCGGAATTGCGGCAAAGTATCTCGCGAGGAAGGACAGCAAGGTCTTCGGTTTTGTAGGCTGCGGAAGGCAGGCTTATACGCAGCTTGATGCCCTTCTGGAAGTGTTCAGCGTTGAAAAAGTTCTCGCATACGATATCTCTTCAAGCCACGCAGAGAAGTTTGTTTCTCACTGCACCGAACTTGGAATCGACGCAAAAGCTGTCGATATAAGAGAGGCATGCAACTGCGATGTTCTCACCACCACAACACCTTCCAGAAAGCCAGTGGTCAAGGATGAATGGATTAAAGAAGGTACGCACATAAACGCAATTGGTGCTGATGCGCCTGGAAAGCAGGAGCTCGAGAGCTCGCTGCTGAAAAGGGCAAAAGTCGTCGTGGATGACATGGAGCAGGCGACCCACGGTGGAGAAGTGAACGTTCCCATTTCGGAGGGAGTCATAAAGCCGGAAGACATTTACGCGACTCTCGGAGAGGTTATCGTTGGAGTGAAACCAGGAAGAGAGAGTGACGAGGAAATAACCATCTTCGATTCTACAGGTCTCGCCATCCAGGACATCTCCACCGCAAGCGTGGTTTACGAGAACGCCATAAAGAGAAACGTGGGCTTGGCAACACGACTCTTCGATTTTCTCCCAGGCAGGTGA
- a CDS encoding LolA family protein, with protein sequence MRFGALVTLAVILAAIFACCTTTNVLEEAKKKYNEIQDMSGEAVIKSGDVEKIVYFAFKKPRSFMLAGKDEVLTVSNGSVEWVYYGKNNSYVIKSPERPPFDYGDILKNGTARKEGEYYIIESDSGSVWLDESFLPVKIERSGVVIEFRQLNVNTGINDKDFTFVPPMDAEKKEPRPEKLLSLDEAQKEVNFSIVVPTYTAGHDFIGALVFKFDDSEIVNLYYRLGTSTLIIVESTSPAVMPLSGEENVTIGNTTGQIAEFGDSTMLRFKIEDIEVTISGKLDRSEIMRIASSMLN encoded by the coding sequence ATGAGATTTGGTGCCCTCGTTACTCTTGCGGTAATCCTTGCCGCAATCTTCGCATGCTGCACAACTACCAACGTGCTCGAGGAAGCGAAGAAAAAGTACAATGAAATTCAGGACATGAGCGGAGAGGCTGTCATAAAGTCTGGCGACGTTGAAAAGATCGTTTACTTCGCGTTCAAAAAACCTCGCAGCTTCATGCTCGCGGGCAAAGATGAGGTGCTTACTGTAAGCAATGGGAGCGTTGAGTGGGTTTACTACGGGAAAAATAACAGCTATGTGATTAAGAGTCCTGAAAGGCCTCCCTTCGACTACGGCGACATACTCAAAAACGGAACAGCGAGAAAGGAAGGCGAATATTATATTATCGAGAGCGACTCTGGCTCAGTCTGGCTCGATGAGAGTTTTCTTCCGGTAAAAATAGAGAGAAGTGGCGTCGTGATCGAATTCAGGCAGCTAAACGTGAATACAGGAATTAATGACAAAGATTTCACTTTCGTCCCCCCAATGGATGCCGAAAAGAAAGAACCTCGGCCTGAGAAGCTCCTGAGCCTCGACGAAGCACAGAAAGAAGTGAACTTCAGCATCGTGGTTCCGACATACACAGCAGGCCATGACTTTATTGGCGCTCTCGTTTTCAAATTCGACGATAGCGAAATTGTTAACCTCTACTACAGGCTTGGTACATCAACACTCATAATTGTGGAATCCACAAGTCCAGCCGTAATGCCCCTCAGCGGTGAGGAAAACGTCACGATTGGAAACACCACAGGACAGATTGCAGAATTTGGAGACAGTACAATGTTGCGGTTCAAAATAGAAGACATAGAAGTAACAATCTCTGGAAAACTCGACAGAAGCGAGATTATGAGAATCGCCTCGTCCATGCTCAATTAA
- a CDS encoding DUF763 domain-containing protein, with product MAGSIYLPLHYGKAPPWLLGRMKKLAKPIITLIIDEFGEEEFFERLSDPIFFQSFSNVLGFDWNSSGTTTVLTGVLKSVLNTPDFDIRVAGGKGKEGLKTPEHIVKFADELGIGNKAEELIEVSRLTAKVDGVALQDGYDIYHHALIFSRKHCVVIQQGMNEHNRLARRYHWKPSDFSAVSAEEPHSGIIAVRRENAVMNLVARDSRENRETILDVVRDGTFRRDYSKLLSIVRYRESVSVPRRIDWKAIERAYNLQPERFERLLLVRGVGKGAIRALALIADIIYNAEYSTQDPAKYCFAVGGKDGVPFPVDRQSYDEVIEFMRDAIKQAELGNYEKLAALKRLQTCFYNR from the coding sequence ATGGCAGGTTCAATCTACTTACCTCTCCACTATGGCAAGGCTCCACCATGGCTGCTTGGAAGGATGAAGAAGCTTGCAAAGCCAATAATAACGCTCATTATAGATGAATTTGGCGAGGAGGAGTTCTTTGAAAGGTTGAGTGACCCGATATTCTTTCAGTCTTTTTCCAATGTCCTCGGCTTTGACTGGAACTCTTCGGGCACAACTACAGTTCTAACTGGTGTACTGAAATCGGTGCTGAATACTCCTGATTTTGACATCAGAGTTGCTGGCGGGAAGGGTAAAGAAGGGCTGAAAACTCCGGAACACATTGTAAAATTTGCCGATGAGCTTGGAATAGGCAACAAGGCCGAGGAACTAATCGAAGTTAGCAGGCTTACAGCGAAGGTTGATGGAGTGGCCCTGCAAGACGGATACGACATATACCACCACGCCCTGATATTCTCGCGGAAGCACTGCGTTGTAATACAGCAGGGAATGAATGAACACAACAGGCTCGCGAGGAGGTACCACTGGAAGCCGTCGGACTTCTCAGCAGTTAGTGCTGAAGAACCACATTCCGGCATTATAGCCGTCAGGAGAGAGAATGCTGTCATGAATCTCGTTGCAAGGGATAGCAGGGAAAACAGGGAGACGATTCTTGATGTCGTAAGAGATGGAACTTTCAGGAGAGACTACTCAAAGCTTCTCAGTATTGTCAGATACAGAGAGAGTGTATCTGTGCCAAGGAGAATCGATTGGAAGGCCATAGAGAGGGCGTACAACCTTCAGCCTGAAAGATTTGAGAGGCTTCTTCTTGTCAGGGGGGTTGGGAAGGGGGCAATTAGAGCTCTCGCCCTGATAGCGGACATTATTTACAACGCAGAATACAGCACGCAGGATCCAGCTAAGTACTGTTTTGCAGTCGGTGGCAAGGATGGCGTGCCGTTCCCTGTTGACAGGCAAAGCTACGACGAGGTAATTGAGTTCATGAGGGATGCAATAAAGCAGGCGGAACTCGGGAACTACGAGAAGCTTGCAGCCCTCAAGAGACTTCAGACATGTTTTTATAACCGTTAG
- a CDS encoding radical SAM protein translates to MIALTKMLTGEATVSKHLTYKGDEKITRELVEASRKPVPVVVWNSTLKCNLKCVHCYANAGSKSDELSTEEAKAFIDDLASIKAPVLLFSGGEPLLRHDIFELAAYASKRIACSLSTNGTLITPEIAEKLKEAGFSYVGVSIDGLKETNDRFRGVDGAFEKAFEGLINARDAGIMTGIRFTVTKYNIKDVPAVIDMLAENEIPRFCLYHLVPSGRASFKDDISLKERRDLIDWLIEKAIQLHDDGYKTEILTVDNPADGVYVYLKLKETDEKLAEEALEFLKYRGGDNSGKRIACVDVHGDIHPNQFWWDHTVGNIREERFSELWLNPRDELLVKLRNKTAYLRGRCGKCRFKEVCGGFRLRALRAGDLWGDDPDCYLTDEEIGIV, encoded by the coding sequence ATGATTGCCCTGACAAAGATGCTGACGGGGGAAGCGACAGTTTCGAAGCACCTTACGTATAAAGGAGACGAGAAGATAACGAGGGAACTCGTAGAGGCGAGCAGGAAGCCGGTTCCAGTTGTTGTATGGAATTCAACTCTGAAGTGCAACCTTAAGTGCGTGCACTGCTATGCGAATGCTGGAAGTAAAAGCGACGAACTGAGCACGGAGGAGGCAAAAGCGTTTATTGACGACCTCGCGTCTATAAAGGCGCCTGTCTTGCTTTTCAGCGGAGGGGAGCCTTTACTCAGGCACGACATCTTCGAGCTTGCTGCTTATGCATCGAAACGTATTGCCTGCTCCCTCTCCACGAACGGTACGCTTATAACTCCAGAGATTGCAGAAAAACTGAAGGAAGCTGGCTTTTCCTACGTGGGAGTGAGCATTGACGGCCTCAAAGAGACGAACGATAGATTCAGAGGCGTTGATGGTGCGTTTGAAAAGGCCTTTGAGGGATTGATAAACGCAAGGGATGCAGGCATAATGACCGGAATCCGTTTTACAGTTACGAAATACAACATCAAGGATGTGCCTGCAGTCATTGACATGCTCGCGGAAAACGAAATACCGAGGTTCTGTCTGTACCACCTCGTTCCATCGGGAAGGGCGAGCTTCAAGGACGATATTAGCCTGAAGGAGAGAAGGGATCTTATAGACTGGCTTATCGAAAAGGCGATCCAGCTCCACGACGATGGATACAAAACGGAGATTCTGACTGTCGATAATCCGGCGGACGGCGTTTACGTTTACCTCAAGCTAAAGGAAACGGATGAAAAGCTCGCTGAAGAGGCCCTCGAATTCCTGAAGTATCGCGGAGGAGATAACAGCGGAAAGCGCATTGCCTGCGTTGATGTACATGGCGATATCCACCCTAACCAGTTCTGGTGGGACCACACAGTCGGAAACATCAGAGAAGAGCGGTTCAGCGAGTTATGGCTTAACCCGAGGGACGAGCTTCTGGTAAAGCTCAGGAATAAGACCGCTTACCTGAGAGGTAGATGCGGTAAGTGCAGGTTTAAGGAAGTTTGTGGAGGTTTCAGGCTTAGAGCTTTGAGGGCTGGTGACCTTTGGGGCGACGACCCCGACTGCTACCTGACTGACGAGGAGATCGGGATCGTTTAG
- a CDS encoding 50S ribosomal protein L1, whose amino-acid sequence MLVEKEKFVEAIKKAIEDSKPRKFVETVEMAVNLKNLDMKRPENRIDAVVTLPHGLGKPRKVAVFAGGDTALKAKELGAFVISPEEIDDLAKDKRKARKIAKEYDFFIAEAPLMPEIGKKLGPILGPRGKMPQPIPPLSDPTPFIERLRKSVKIRTRDRPTFHAPIGRKDMDAEQIADNALEILKVVEGKYENPIQNIKSIYVKTTMGPAVRVV is encoded by the coding sequence ATGCTGGTGGAAAAGGAAAAGTTCGTGGAAGCGATTAAAAAAGCTATAGAGGACTCAAAGCCGAGGAAGTTCGTGGAGACTGTTGAAATGGCGGTCAACCTGAAGAACCTCGACATGAAAAGACCCGAGAATAGAATAGATGCCGTAGTCACCCTTCCTCACGGTCTGGGTAAGCCGAGGAAGGTTGCGGTATTTGCGGGGGGCGATACTGCTCTCAAAGCTAAGGAGCTTGGAGCATTCGTTATATCTCCTGAGGAGATTGACGATCTTGCGAAGGATAAAAGAAAGGCCAGAAAAATTGCGAAGGAGTATGACTTTTTCATTGCTGAAGCTCCTTTAATGCCTGAAATTGGTAAGAAGCTCGGTCCAATCCTTGGTCCGAGGGGTAAGATGCCCCAGCCAATTCCTCCGCTCTCTGATCCGACACCGTTTATTGAAAGGCTCAGAAAGTCTGTAAAGATAAGGACAAGGGACAGACCGACGTTTCACGCTCCAATTGGTAGGAAGGACATGGATGCTGAACAAATTGCCGATAATGCCCTCGAGATACTTAAGGTTGTTGAGGGTAAGTATGAAAACCCCATTCAGAACATCAAATCCATATATGTTAAAACGACGATGGGGCCAGCGGTTAGAGTAGTCTGA
- a CDS encoding 50S ribosomal protein L10, whose translation MAAVRGTPKPWKVQAVEEVKRLFTGYPVVALVSFRGVTARQMQDIRRNFRDFAVIWVTKNTLIEKALRSLGGDYEKVLDYLGDQIAIVATQLNPFKLYKKLEETKVPSPLKPGQVSPVDVVVEKGPTSFPPGPVIGDLQAGGIPAAIEKGKIVIEETVTVVKAGEVVKPEVARALELLEVKPVKLGLDVRVVYENGVVFTPDMLAIDAGKVFEDFVDAYRKALNLAVNAAYVAPETAEILIAKAVMDARNLAINAAIFEKDVIEDILAKAHGEMLSLVSLLPPEALDEELLNLRSAVPAQVSVEEKKEEAVEEEKEEEEEEEKEEEALEGFGALFG comes from the coding sequence ATGGCAGCCGTCAGAGGTACACCAAAGCCCTGGAAGGTTCAGGCTGTTGAAGAGGTGAAACGCCTCTTCACGGGTTATCCCGTGGTAGCGCTGGTTAGTTTTAGAGGCGTTACCGCGAGGCAGATGCAGGACATAAGGAGGAATTTCAGGGACTTTGCCGTGATATGGGTTACCAAAAACACACTCATCGAAAAGGCCCTGAGGTCGCTGGGTGGAGACTACGAGAAAGTTCTTGACTACCTCGGCGACCAGATAGCGATCGTCGCAACGCAGCTCAACCCCTTCAAGCTGTACAAGAAGCTTGAGGAGACCAAGGTCCCCTCACCCCTGAAACCCGGTCAGGTTTCCCCTGTTGATGTTGTCGTTGAGAAGGGGCCAACTTCATTCCCACCGGGCCCAGTTATAGGCGATTTGCAGGCCGGTGGCATTCCGGCAGCAATAGAAAAGGGTAAGATCGTTATCGAGGAGACGGTTACGGTTGTAAAGGCAGGAGAGGTTGTAAAACCTGAGGTTGCGAGAGCTCTCGAATTGCTCGAAGTAAAGCCTGTAAAGCTCGGCCTTGATGTTAGGGTGGTTTACGAGAACGGCGTGGTATTTACTCCTGACATGCTTGCGATTGATGCAGGAAAGGTCTTCGAGGACTTTGTCGATGCATACAGAAAGGCACTCAACCTTGCCGTCAACGCTGCCTACGTCGCCCCAGAGACTGCAGAGATCCTCATAGCCAAGGCAGTCATGGATGCAAGGAACTTGGCAATCAACGCAGCAATCTTCGAGAAGGATGTCATCGAGGACATACTCGCTAAGGCTCATGGTGAGATGCTTTCACTTGTATCTCTCCTCCCACCTGAGGCTCTCGATGAAGAGCTCCTCAACCTGCGCTCTGCCGTGCCAGCCCAGGTGAGTGTGGAGGAGAAGAAGGAAGAAGCTGTTGAGGAAGAAAAAGAAGAAGAGGAAGAAGAGGAGAAGGAAGAAGAGGCACTTGAAGGATTTGGTGCCTTATTTGGTTAA
- the rpl12p gene encoding 50S ribosomal protein P1, which yields MEYVYAALLLHSAGKEITEENVKAVLEAAGVEVNDARVKALVAALEEVNIDEAIQKAALVPAAPAAAAAPAAEAAAPAAAEEEAKEEEEEEEKEEEAIEGLGALFG from the coding sequence ATGGAGTACGTATATGCTGCACTGCTGCTGCACTCAGCCGGAAAGGAGATTACGGAGGAGAACGTTAAAGCCGTGCTGGAGGCTGCGGGAGTTGAGGTAAACGACGCGAGAGTTAAGGCACTCGTAGCAGCCCTCGAAGAGGTAAACATCGACGAGGCAATCCAGAAGGCTGCCCTCGTACCCGCAGCCCCGGCTGCCGCAGCCGCCCCAGCCGCTGAGGCTGCCGCTCCGGCTGCTGCGGAGGAAGAGGCGAAGGAAGAAGAGGAAGAAGAGGAGAAGGAAGAAGAGGCAATCGAAGGCCTCGGAGCCCTCTTCGGTTAA